The following proteins are co-located in the Haliovirga abyssi genome:
- a CDS encoding plasmid pRiA4b ORF-3 family protein, translated as MKKKILQLRIEIKGIKPPIWRRILVEDNITFLDLHKIIQIAFDWKGYHLYHFSPDNYDEVRILSMEDEFYEPLDLLDFLDLDESKDYEESKTKLNKFLKKEKDKMVYCYDYGDNWEHLIKVEKILDFDKKVKYPVCIKGKRAAPLEDIGGVYGYYDFMDALQDENHEMHDDYIEMGYKFYMKEFDAEEFDLDKINEKLKDYKKFGVYEEDDDYNDEDESISDNMENNKKIIDFSDVKKFQKNKKK; from the coding sequence ATGAAAAAGAAAATTCTACAACTAAGGATTGAGATTAAAGGGATAAAACCTCCTATTTGGAGAAGAATTTTAGTGGAGGATAATATTACATTTTTAGATTTACATAAGATAATTCAAATTGCATTTGATTGGAAAGGGTATCATTTATACCATTTTAGTCCTGACAATTATGATGAAGTTAGAATTCTTTCTATGGAAGATGAATTTTATGAGCCATTAGATCTATTGGATTTTTTAGACTTAGATGAATCAAAAGATTATGAAGAGTCTAAAACTAAATTAAATAAATTTCTAAAAAAAGAAAAAGATAAGATGGTTTACTGTTATGATTATGGAGATAATTGGGAACATTTAATAAAAGTGGAAAAAATTCTTGATTTTGACAAAAAAGTAAAATATCCAGTATGTATAAAAGGAAAAAGAGCAGCTCCATTAGAGGATATTGGAGGAGTATATGGTTATTATGATTTTATGGATGCTCTCCAAGATGAAAACCATGAAATGCATGATGACTATATAGAGATGGGATATAAATTTTATATGAAAGAATTTGATGCAGAAGAATTTGATTTAGATAAAATAAATGAAAAATTGAAAGATTACAAAAAATTTGGAGTTTATGAAGAAGATGATGATTATAATGATGAGGATGAATCTATATCTGATAATATGGAGAATAACAAAAAAATAATAGATTTTTCTGATGTGAAAAAATTTCAAAAAAATAAGAAAAAATGA
- a CDS encoding ATP-binding protein, which translates to MFYQLEEVKKFIKNHLNVRGEIKGLQRTDTYEIPLDAIREVLVNAIVHRDYTNIGRDIKVGIYDDILNVVSPGGFPNSVSEKDILEGRSEIRNRVVARVFKELGYIEQWGSGIKRIKSSCIKHGLKEPSIRETGDFVDVEIFRIDEKVENDGLATENDGLILDYKKIVLNYIEKNKKINTKELKQLLNIKDTKAKSIFKELMNKNLIERKGKGRSTYYVIRKK; encoded by the coding sequence TTGTTTTATCAATTAGAAGAAGTTAAGAAATTTATAAAAAATCATTTAAATGTAAGAGGAGAAATTAAAGGGTTACAAAGAACAGATACATATGAAATTCCATTGGATGCAATTAGGGAAGTTTTGGTAAATGCGATTGTTCATAGGGATTATACCAATATAGGAAGAGATATAAAAGTAGGAATATATGATGATATATTAAATGTAGTATCTCCAGGAGGATTTCCAAATAGTGTATCTGAAAAAGATATTTTAGAAGGAAGATCAGAAATTAGAAATAGAGTCGTGGCGAGAGTTTTTAAAGAATTGGGATATATTGAACAATGGGGAAGTGGAATAAAAAGAATAAAATCATCTTGTATAAAACATGGATTAAAAGAGCCTTCTATAAGGGAAACAGGAGATTTTGTAGATGTTGAAATTTTCAGAATAGATGAAAAAGTTGAAAACGACGGATTAGCGACGGAAAACGACGGATTAATTTTAGATTATAAAAAGATAGTTTTAAATTATATAGAAAAAAATAAAAAGATTAATACAAAAGAATTAAAACAGTTATTAAATATAAAAGATACAAAAGCAAAAAGTATATTTAAAGAATTAATGAATAAAAATTTAATTGAAAGAAAAGGAAAAGGGAGAAGTACCTATTATGTAATACGAAAAAAATAA
- a CDS encoding DJ-1 family glyoxalase III, producing the protein MEKVCVHFAEGFEEIEAITIVDILRRAEIDVKMVSITKSKIVTGAHKIKITTDLLFEEVNYDEVSMIILPGGMPGSKNLKEHVGLNEKIKEFYKKGKKLGAICAAPMVYGGLGILKGEKATSYPGFEVYLDGATIVNEEVVTSNKIITSQGPGTAIKFALKIVSDLKGEKLANSIKEGMIVK; encoded by the coding sequence ATGGAAAAAGTTTGTGTACATTTTGCAGAAGGATTTGAAGAGATCGAAGCAATAACAATAGTTGATATACTTAGAAGAGCAGAAATAGATGTTAAAATGGTATCTATAACAAAATCAAAAATAGTAACTGGAGCACATAAAATTAAAATTACAACTGATCTTTTATTTGAAGAAGTTAATTATGATGAAGTAAGTATGATTATCTTACCTGGAGGAATGCCAGGAAGTAAAAATTTGAAAGAACATGTAGGATTAAATGAAAAAATAAAAGAATTTTATAAAAAAGGGAAAAAATTAGGAGCTATTTGTGCAGCACCAATGGTATATGGTGGATTAGGTATATTAAAAGGAGAAAAGGCTACATCTTATCCAGGATTTGAAGTTTATTTAGATGGGGCTACAATAGTTAATGAAGAAGTTGTAACTTCAAATAAGATTATAACATCTCAAGGACCAGGAACAGCAATAAAATTTGCACTAAAAATTGTGAGTGATTTAAAAGGAGAAAAATTGGCAAACAGTATAAAAGAAGGGATGATTGTAAAATAA
- a CDS encoding NUDIX hydrolase, protein MDDNFINKIIGFEKYKLFAVLISIVEFEGIDYFLFQKRAKNIRQGGEISFPGGEFDENMDNDLKETAFRETFEEMGVSKDKIEIIKDVGYLISPSSIIIKGILGKIKIKSLDEINYNNEVEEIFIIPISKFNEKNLKHYFVNVEFNPHEIEKNGDKKILFNAKELKLPNRYHKSWRGNKVPIKSYEIDDRIIWGITADLIYEVVSKEWLKKNTKKKIETTGLTQIKADE, encoded by the coding sequence ATGGATGATAATTTTATCAATAAGATAATAGGATTTGAAAAATATAAATTATTTGCAGTTTTAATATCAATTGTAGAATTTGAAGGTATAGACTATTTTTTATTTCAAAAAAGAGCCAAAAATATTAGGCAGGGAGGAGAAATCTCTTTTCCTGGCGGAGAATTTGATGAAAATATGGATAATGATTTAAAAGAAACTGCTTTTAGAGAAACATTTGAAGAGATGGGAGTATCGAAAGATAAAATAGAGATTATAAAAGATGTTGGATATTTAATTTCTCCATCATCTATAATAATAAAAGGGATTTTAGGAAAAATTAAAATTAAAAGTTTAGATGAGATAAATTATAATAACGAAGTAGAAGAGATTTTTATAATTCCAATTTCTAAATTTAATGAAAAAAATCTAAAACATTATTTTGTAAATGTAGAATTTAATCCACACGAAATAGAAAAAAATGGAGATAAAAAAATATTATTTAATGCAAAGGAATTAAAATTGCCAAACCGTTATCATAAAAGTTGGAGAGGAAATAAAGTTCCAATTAAAAGTTATGAAATAGATGATAGAATTATTTGGGGTATTACAGCAGATTTGATTTATGAAGTGGTATCTAAGGAATGGCTTAAAAAGAATACGAAGAAAAAAATTGAAACCACTGGATTAACACAGATTAAAGCTGATGAATAA
- a CDS encoding glycoside hydrolase family 15 protein, with protein MKKKIIILILNLLLISNLFASVKTSYRYLPFGNGLGNGVYRVFGRTKLISFYDHIYKQYSPNEITQNYVKDGIEWGLNDKWLSYVKVKKANYINGTGILDIKKQYKDIEITENYFMPFETDKRILIGVLRLKNIGKDTELSPYLKVDVSMGNNLSTLKETVNRSGNIFIESNSEKKGYEYFTYLSDLNKFSYKSKKKYPKNLRRQTVALDNTIEKIANNEIGVFQFNKIVLKKGKSKTIFVIMGLGKKDKHKDYLEEISKISKEDGKTILNNEIKFWEKWHSVEKYPKKMKEDEKNLYRQSTTILKMGQSREKGKAYGQILASMPPGQWNISWPRDGAYSIVALLKSGHIKEAKAFLEFMLNAPGGKFTNKKYIGVPYKISACRYYGNGEEWSDYNNHGPNVEFDDFGLFLWAFTKYVETTGDMKFKDRYYNIVKEQIADVIVSLMEKEGYLKADSSIWERHWEKGDVDGKKHFAYSTINGYNGLISFSKIGDLYDNIFYKKEAERIKRGFLNNFILNNVIVSSLEEKKDGNNYADAATVEAINFNMVDEKIALTTLDFYEKNLKMKNSVGFKRSDDGTKYDRQEWLMIDYRIANAYMKYDKKHSYEIIRWSVDNAKANYNLIPELLTEGKSKYYGAIPMCGFGAGAYIITVGNYYLENKR; from the coding sequence ATGAAAAAGAAGATTATAATATTGATATTAAATTTATTATTAATATCAAATCTATTTGCTAGTGTAAAAACAAGTTATCGATATTTGCCTTTTGGAAATGGATTGGGAAATGGAGTTTATAGAGTATTTGGAAGAACGAAACTAATAAGTTTTTATGACCATATTTATAAACAATATAGTCCAAATGAGATAACTCAAAACTATGTAAAAGATGGGATAGAATGGGGGTTAAATGATAAATGGCTCTCTTATGTAAAAGTAAAAAAAGCTAATTATATTAATGGAACTGGAATTTTAGATATAAAAAAACAATATAAAGATATTGAAATAACAGAAAATTATTTTATGCCTTTTGAGACGGATAAACGAATTTTAATAGGAGTTCTCAGATTAAAAAATATAGGTAAAGATACAGAATTGTCACCATATTTAAAAGTAGATGTAAGCATGGGGAATAATTTATCTACATTAAAAGAAACAGTAAATAGAAGTGGAAATATATTTATAGAATCAAATAGTGAGAAAAAGGGATATGAATATTTCACATATTTAAGTGATTTGAATAAATTTTCATATAAATCTAAAAAGAAATATCCTAAAAATTTAAGAAGGCAAACAGTTGCACTAGATAATACTATTGAAAAAATAGCTAATAATGAAATTGGTGTATTTCAATTTAATAAAATTGTTTTAAAAAAAGGTAAATCTAAGACTATATTTGTAATAATGGGATTGGGTAAAAAAGATAAACATAAAGATTATTTGGAAGAGATATCAAAAATTAGCAAAGAAGATGGTAAAACTATTTTAAATAATGAGATTAAATTTTGGGAAAAGTGGCATAGTGTAGAAAAATATCCAAAAAAGATGAAAGAAGATGAAAAAAATCTATATAGACAATCTACAACTATTTTAAAAATGGGGCAAAGTAGAGAAAAAGGAAAAGCTTATGGACAAATTTTAGCAAGTATGCCTCCAGGTCAGTGGAATATAAGTTGGCCAAGAGATGGGGCTTATTCAATTGTAGCATTATTAAAGTCGGGGCATATTAAAGAAGCAAAAGCGTTTTTAGAGTTTATGCTTAATGCACCTGGAGGAAAATTTACTAATAAAAAATATATTGGAGTTCCATATAAAATTTCTGCTTGTAGATATTATGGAAATGGAGAAGAGTGGAGCGATTATAACAATCATGGACCAAATGTAGAATTTGATGATTTCGGATTATTTTTATGGGCTTTTACAAAATATGTAGAGACTACAGGAGATATGAAATTTAAAGACAGATATTATAATATAGTGAAAGAGCAAATTGCAGATGTTATAGTTTCGCTTATGGAAAAAGAGGGATATTTAAAAGCTGATTCTTCTATTTGGGAAAGGCATTGGGAAAAGGGTGATGTAGATGGGAAAAAACATTTTGCGTATTCTACAATTAATGGATACAATGGATTAATTAGTTTTAGTAAAATAGGTGATTTGTATGATAATATATTTTATAAAAAAGAAGCTGAAAGAATAAAAAGAGGATTTTTGAATAATTTTATTTTAAATAACGTTATAGTATCTAGTTTAGAAGAAAAAAAAGATGGGAATAATTATGCAGATGCAGCAACTGTGGAAGCTATAAATTTTAATATGGTAGATGAAAAAATAGCATTAACTACACTGGATTTTTATGAAAAGAATTTGAAAATGAAAAATAGTGTAGGATTTAAAAGAAGTGATGATGGGACTAAATATGATAGGCAAGAATGGCTTATGATAGATTATAGAATAGCAAATGCGTATATGAAATATGATAAAAAACATTCATATGAAATAATTAGATGGAGTGTAGATAATGCAAAGGCTAATTATAATTTAATTCCTGAGCTTTTGACAGAAGGAAAAAGTAAATATTATGGTGCTATTCCAATGTGTGGATTTGGAGCTGGGGCTTATATAATAACTGTTGGGAATTATTATCTTGAGAATAAAAGATAA
- a CDS encoding PDDEXK nuclease domain-containing protein — protein MSIEKNLYKEFVTELKLKIRNSQQRAILSANKELIILYWEIGKSILISQEKQGWGAKIIKQLSEDLKKEFPEIKGFSERNLKYMRKFSDTYRDFQFVQEVIAQIPWYHNITLMEKIKDDNKRKWYIEKTIENGWSRNVLLHQIEYQLYERSDSKKVTNFENTLPKVQSELAMQTLKDPYIFDFLSIEKDALEREIEKELVKHISSFLLELGAGFAFVGNQYHLEIANRDFYLDLLFYHIKLKCYVVIELKTGEFKPEYAGKMNFYLSAVDDSLKSEDDNPTIGIILCKEKNNIFAEYTLRDMNKPMGIAEYKYNDIIPENLQTKLPSIEDLEKKLRDEFEVVEK, from the coding sequence ATGAGTATAGAGAAAAATCTATATAAAGAATTTGTTACAGAATTAAAATTAAAAATTAGAAATTCTCAACAAAGAGCAATATTATCAGCAAATAAAGAGTTAATTATTTTATATTGGGAGATTGGAAAGAGTATTCTAATAAGCCAAGAAAAACAAGGTTGGGGAGCAAAAATAATCAAACAGTTATCAGAGGATTTAAAGAAAGAGTTTCCTGAAATTAAAGGCTTTTCTGAAAGAAACTTGAAATATATGCGTAAATTTTCTGATACATATAGAGATTTTCAATTTGTGCAAGAGGTTATTGCACAAATTCCGTGGTATCATAATATTACATTAATGGAAAAAATAAAAGATGATAATAAAAGGAAATGGTATATAGAAAAAACTATTGAAAACGGATGGTCAAGAAATGTTCTTCTTCATCAGATAGAATATCAACTTTATGAAAGGTCTGATAGTAAAAAAGTAACAAATTTTGAAAATACTTTACCAAAAGTACAGTCAGAACTTGCAATGCAGACTTTAAAAGATCCATATATATTTGATTTTTTAAGTATTGAAAAAGATGCTCTTGAAAGAGAAATTGAAAAAGAGCTAGTAAAACATATAAGTTCATTTTTGTTAGAACTTGGAGCAGGTTTTGCGTTTGTAGGAAATCAATATCATTTAGAAATAGCTAATAGAGATTTTTACCTTGATCTATTATTTTATCATATAAAATTAAAGTGTTATGTAGTTATTGAATTAAAAACAGGAGAATTTAAGCCTGAATATGCAGGTAAGATGAACTTTTATTTATCTGCTGTTGATGACAGTTTAAAAAGTGAAGATGATAATCCTACAATTGGAATAATTTTATGTAAAGAGAAAAATAATATATTTGCTGAATATACACTTCGTGATATGAATAAACCTATGGGTATTGCAGAGTATAAGTATAATGACATTATTCCTGAAAATTTACAAACGAAACTGCCGAGTATTGAGGATTTGGAGAAGAAGTTGAGAGATGAGTTTGAGGTAGTAGAAAAATGA
- a CDS encoding glycoside hydrolase family 31 protein — protein MKKIVILIFILLSINIFSQETINNNKLKLKFKNGINISFYETTKGKLRVTALSKDMKLKKNRFFINKEKSNVKIKKDGNRYILGKYIIEEIKNGYKVNLESNNKLLYSSVFSITKKGFLEIKNSYDKELFHGMGEANDKSSIIAKQFMIYQKAEYGNQAKLYIPFYFTTGGDAYYYNSNSKDIFKFGRRGSAVSKVYSKYGYLDYYYFYENSPKKIVSEFYKFSKSNSLIPKWAFGYLQSKYGYKNSEEVYNLIKKFKKYNIPVSGVILDLYWFKHMGDLDWDKDNWKDVAKLDRYLEENGVKLITISEPFFTVDSKSYKDFNKNGVFAKDKYGKTLKLSGWWCFGSEYGGIMNPIAKNSFDTIGNRYVQMRKTGIDGFWTDLGEPEGDPTEAYFNGYSEFEFHNYYNREWSKLIYKKMVKVFPNERPLILSRSGFTGSAKYNVSVWSGDSSSSYINFRKQIGIGINAGISGFSYWGSDVGGFLSDRKKPKKELFIRWMQFGTFVPVFRAHGSFSPREPWMYDDETTKLLKSYIDLRYQMLPYIYSTAYETYLNGVPMMRPLYLEYPKDNFAQKSSLQYFFGDFLMAAPVVRRIREKKEKEVYLPKGNWYDFYDLKKIVGGNKIKVKRDINKIPVYIKEGAILPFKDLILLFPAEKKSEFTLYNDDGISNNYLKGDYSKIKIILKKDSVEFEGIKKEMTFNLKIVKNGGVIKKVVELKKGDNKILFE, from the coding sequence ATGAAAAAAATAGTAATACTAATATTTATATTGTTGTCTATAAATATTTTTTCTCAAGAAACAATTAATAACAACAAGCTAAAATTAAAATTTAAAAATGGGATAAATATCTCATTTTATGAAACTACAAAGGGGAAATTAAGAGTAACTGCATTATCTAAAGATATGAAATTAAAAAAGAACAGATTTTTTATAAATAAAGAAAAATCTAACGTTAAAATTAAAAAAGATGGAAATAGATATATATTAGGAAAATATATAATTGAAGAAATTAAAAATGGTTATAAAGTTAATTTAGAGTCTAATAATAAACTGTTGTATAGTTCAGTTTTTTCTATTACTAAAAAAGGATTTTTAGAAATTAAAAATAGTTATGATAAAGAACTATTTCACGGAATGGGAGAAGCAAATGATAAATCATCAATTATAGCCAAACAATTTATGATATATCAAAAAGCTGAATATGGCAATCAAGCTAAATTATATATTCCATTTTATTTTACAACTGGTGGTGATGCATATTATTATAATAGCAATTCTAAAGATATTTTTAAATTTGGAAGGAGAGGCTCTGCTGTATCAAAGGTTTATTCTAAATATGGGTATTTAGATTATTATTATTTTTATGAGAATAGTCCTAAAAAAATAGTATCTGAATTTTATAAATTTTCTAAATCGAACTCTTTAATTCCTAAATGGGCTTTTGGATATTTACAGTCAAAATATGGATATAAAAATAGTGAGGAAGTTTATAATTTAATTAAAAAATTTAAAAAATATAATATACCTGTAAGTGGAGTGATATTAGATTTATACTGGTTTAAACATATGGGAGATTTAGATTGGGATAAAGATAACTGGAAAGATGTTGCTAAATTGGACAGATATTTAGAAGAAAATGGAGTTAAATTAATAACAATATCAGAACCATTTTTTACAGTTGACTCTAAAAGTTATAAAGATTTTAATAAAAATGGAGTTTTCGCAAAAGATAAATATGGAAAAACTTTAAAATTAAGTGGATGGTGGTGTTTTGGATCTGAATATGGTGGGATAATGAATCCTATTGCTAAAAACAGTTTTGACACTATTGGAAATAGATATGTACAAATGAGAAAAACAGGAATTGATGGATTTTGGACTGATTTAGGAGAACCTGAAGGAGATCCTACAGAAGCTTATTTTAATGGATATAGTGAATTTGAATTTCACAATTATTATAATAGAGAATGGTCAAAGCTTATTTATAAAAAAATGGTAAAGGTTTTTCCAAATGAAAGACCATTAATTTTAAGTAGAAGTGGATTTACAGGAAGTGCAAAATATAATGTGTCTGTATGGTCTGGTGATTCATCATCATCATATATAAATTTCAGAAAACAAATAGGAATAGGAATTAATGCTGGAATATCTGGATTTTCATATTGGGGAAGTGATGTTGGAGGATTTCTTAGTGATAGGAAAAAACCTAAAAAAGAACTGTTTATAAGATGGATGCAATTTGGAACATTTGTACCAGTATTTAGAGCACACGGCTCTTTTTCTCCAAGAGAACCTTGGATGTATGATGATGAAACAACTAAACTATTAAAATCGTATATTGATTTGAGATATCAAATGTTACCATATATTTATTCAACTGCTTATGAAACATATTTAAATGGAGTTCCAATGATGAGACCTTTGTATCTTGAATATCCTAAAGATAATTTTGCACAAAAAAGCAGTTTACAATATTTCTTTGGAGATTTTTTAATGGCAGCACCAGTAGTTAGAAGAATAAGAGAAAAAAAAGAAAAAGAGGTTTATTTGCCAAAAGGTAATTGGTATGATTTTTATGATTTAAAAAAAATTGTAGGTGGCAATAAAATAAAAGTAAAAAGAGATATAAATAAAATACCTGTATATATAAAAGAGGGAGCAATATTACCATTTAAAGATTTGATTTTATTATTTCCAGCAGAGAAAAAATCAGAATTTACGTTATATAATGATGATGGAATTAGTAATAATTATTTAAAGGGAGATTATTCAAAAATAAAAATTATTTTAAAGAAAGATAGTGTTGAGTTTGAAGGTATTAAAAAAGAGATGACATTTAATTTGAAGATAGTAAAAAATGGTGGAGTTATTAAAAAAGTAGTAGAATTGAAAAAAGGAGATAATAAAATTTTGTTTGAATAA
- a CDS encoding ORF6N domain-containing protein yields MYSIRDKRIMLDRDLAAFYRTETRALKQAVRRNLERFPEDFMFELEEVDIEYLVSQSVIPSKSYFGGAKPFAFTEQGVSMLSAVLRSPTAIEISVKIIRTFVNMKNFLSENAQIFKRLDSLENYQKTSDEKFEMIFNAIKNKGLKQKQGIFFNGEIFDAYVFISDIIKKSKSSIILIDNYIDESVLTILSKNTENIKIEIYTKNISDKLRLDVKKYNEQYKNLKLKKFNDSHDRFMIIDKKEVYHFGASLKDLGKKWFAFSKFDTEIISIMGKLK; encoded by the coding sequence ATTTATTCAATTAGAGATAAGCGGATAATGCTTGATAGAGATTTAGCGGCATTTTATCGGACGGAAACAAGAGCTTTGAAACAGGCAGTAAGAAGGAATTTAGAGAGATTTCCTGAAGATTTTATGTTTGAATTAGAAGAAGTCGATATTGAATATTTGGTGTCACAATCTGTGATACCATCAAAAAGTTATTTTGGTGGTGCTAAACCATTTGCATTTACAGAGCAAGGGGTATCAATGCTTAGTGCTGTATTAAGAAGTCCAACTGCAATAGAAATAAGTGTAAAAATCATCAGAACCTTTGTTAATATGAAAAATTTTTTGTCAGAAAATGCACAAATATTTAAAAGACTTGATAGCCTTGAAAATTATCAAAAAACATCAGATGAAAAATTTGAAATGATTTTTAATGCTATTAAAAATAAAGGACTAAAACAGAAACAAGGTATATTTTTTAATGGAGAAATATTTGATGCATATGTTTTTATTTCTGATATTATAAAAAAATCTAAGAGCTCAATAATTCTAATAGATAATTATATAGATGAAAGTGTCCTTACTATTCTTTCGAAAAATACAGAAAATATAAAAATTGAAATATATACAAAGAATATAAGCGATAAATTGAGGCTTGATGTTAAAAAATATAATGAGCAATATAAAAATTTAAAATTAAAAAAATTCAATGATTCTCATGATAGATTTATGATAATAGATAAAAAGGAAGTTTATCATTTTGGAGCTTCTTTAAAAGATTTAGGGAAAAAATGGTTTGCTTTTTCAAAGTTTGATACTGAAATTATTAGTATTATGGGAAAGTTAAAATAA
- a CDS encoding S1 family peptidase: MKKIAVALILLFTVIGCSSTKIKENSNQKTLILDKKIISKINKSVYEVLVKKVEVKGFKYEKELPVKKLSYSNRNDKYYSIGTAFAIGENKFMTAGHVLALDKKTFFKDFFIRDKNKKVYKIDKVYKYSSNKDFAVFSVKGDVKNEDFLTIKEKFNINQPVFTVGNALGDGIVIRNGVLTSTTPETENGKWNWIRFSAPASPGNSGGPLVDKDGNIIGIILMKSKNENLNYALPILETMKFFDNSLVIHKKIGYGFYNYDKTVNKYYDFKEKLPKSINEIRRDITEDYHKEYIENLDAIYKKNKKDFFPNGENSLKIIYDEYTNRFPYVLAKADNGEWKAFTPKKIEKNELPNESLIQYGQLYDFNMIYFKKPNNIKEKDILDNPTKMLNLALKGLPLYRNFAGEDIRITSVDKQPVSSNYIDAYGRKWIFNTWDLVYNDLQLTTMILPTPSGFVGLSMMGTVDDTYNLKYDFKMISNFVLVSYDGTLKDWKEFLTLKDILQKNLVGLKLDYSKKDNLNLSTGNVSIKYQNKIPIKIDEDSYLLVISNFIKNKENVKLGIKGIYVSENENSNNAFYLLENLRPDDRLDKDYKNSWGKIVDNKYPFDNEVYMNDGQTRIVTTIKNNKNKIYSLSFYLEGKQDENEIKNMMNEFKSNLQIKKEMK; the protein is encoded by the coding sequence ATGAAAAAAATAGCAGTAGCATTAATATTATTATTCACAGTGATAGGGTGTAGTTCTACAAAAATCAAAGAAAATTCTAATCAAAAAACATTGATTTTGGACAAGAAGATAATTTCTAAAATTAATAAAAGCGTTTATGAAGTTTTAGTTAAAAAAGTAGAAGTAAAAGGATTTAAGTATGAAAAGGAATTGCCTGTTAAAAAATTATCATATTCAAATAGAAATGATAAATATTATTCAATAGGAACAGCATTTGCAATTGGTGAAAATAAATTTATGACAGCAGGACACGTATTAGCGTTGGATAAAAAAACATTTTTTAAGGATTTTTTTATAAGAGATAAAAATAAAAAAGTATACAAAATAGATAAAGTGTATAAATATTCTTCAAATAAAGATTTTGCTGTGTTTTCTGTAAAAGGAGATGTTAAAAATGAAGATTTTTTAACAATAAAAGAAAAGTTTAATATAAATCAACCAGTTTTTACAGTAGGAAACGCATTAGGAGATGGAATTGTTATTAGAAATGGAGTATTGACTTCAACAACTCCTGAAACTGAAAATGGAAAATGGAATTGGATAAGATTTTCTGCACCTGCATCTCCTGGAAATAGTGGAGGACCTTTAGTAGATAAAGATGGAAATATTATAGGAATAATATTAATGAAATCTAAAAATGAAAATCTAAATTATGCTTTGCCAATATTAGAAACTATGAAATTTTTTGATAATAGTTTAGTTATTCATAAAAAAATTGGTTATGGATTTTATAATTATGATAAAACTGTAAATAAATATTATGATTTTAAAGAAAAATTGCCTAAAAGCATAAATGAAATAAGGAGAGATATTACAGAAGATTATCATAAAGAATATATTGAAAATTTAGATGCGATTTATAAAAAAAATAAAAAAGATTTTTTTCCAAATGGAGAAAATTCATTAAAAATAATTTATGATGAATATACTAATAGATTCCCATATGTTTTAGCAAAGGCTGATAATGGAGAATGGAAAGCTTTTACACCTAAAAAAATAGAAAAAAATGAACTGCCTAATGAAAGCTTAATACAGTATGGACAACTTTATGATTTTAATATGATATATTTTAAAAAGCCAAATAATATTAAAGAAAAAGATATTTTGGATAATCCAACAAAAATGTTAAATTTAGCTTTAAAAGGGTTACCTTTGTATAGAAATTTTGCAGGAGAGGATATACGAATTACATCTGTAGATAAACAACCTGTTAGCTCAAATTATATTGATGCATATGGAAGAAAATGGATATTTAATACATGGGATTTAGTGTATAATGATTTGCAATTAACAACAATGATTTTGCCAACACCTTCTGGATTTGTGGGATTATCAATGATGGGAACAGTTGATGATACGTACAATTTAAAGTATGATTTTAAAATGATAAGTAATTTTGTGTTGGTATCTTATGATGGCACATTAAAAGATTGGAAAGAATTTTTAACATTAAAAGATATATTACAAAAAAATCTAGTGGGATTAAAATTAGATTATAGTAAAAAGGATAATTTGAATTTATCAACAGGAAATGTTAGTATAAAGTATCAAAATAAAATTCCAATAAAAATAGATGAAGACAGTTATTTGTTGGTTATCTCTAATTTTATAAAAAATAAAGAAAATGTAAAATTAGGAATAAAGGGAATATATGTTTCTGAAAATGAAAATAGTAATAATGCATTTTATCTACTTGAAAACTTAAGACCAGATGATAGATTGGATAAAGATTATAAAAATAGTTGGGGGAAAATAGTAGATAATAAATATCCATTTGATAATGAGGTGTATATGAATGATGGACAAACAAGGATAGTAACTACTATAAAGAACAATAAAAACAAAATTTATAGTTTGAGCTTTTATTTAGAAGGGAAACAAGATGAAAATGAAATAAAAAATATGATGAATGAGTTTAAATCAAATTTACAAATAAAAAAGGAGATGAAATGA